A window from Salvia miltiorrhiza cultivar Shanhuang (shh) chromosome 2, IMPLAD_Smil_shh, whole genome shotgun sequence encodes these proteins:
- the LOC131008860 gene encoding probable receptor-like protein kinase At5g61350, with protein sequence MGPISLLLLLLFINADAKSSSSSFTPADNYLINCGSPDPTLLDDARTFKSDPQSSSYLSTDEDILASVASLPDAPPPSLFLTARIFHHTSMYRFLITKPGLHWIRLHFHPLPHPTYNLTSATFSVSTDDTVLLHGFSAATAVFKEYLINTTSDKLTLKFSPMRNSVAFVNALEVVSAPDDLVPDSASAVPAGEASVVNKYAFEVSYRLNVGGPAVTPRNDTLSRTWRTSGEFMAFPDGARNVSVPNDAITYPSGGATPLTAPYPVYATADQMADSATSDPNFNLTWIMSVDPSFSYLIRLHFCDIVSKGLNELYFNVYINGATGAANLDLSTLTNGLAIPYYKDFVLNASAITNGSVVVQVGPASNVVSALPNAILNGIEVMKMSNSAGSLDGLFSSDGAKKINSGMRVAAVVGLALSATAAALLLFAAVRWCRRPKLGYEKQKTFSSWLLPLNSSQCSFMSSKSKTFSTIANSGVNLGRFFTLNELKEATKNFDEKSVVGVGGFGKVYLGEIDGGATKLAIKRGNPSSSQGINEFQTEIHLLSKLRHRHLVSLIGYCDEQSEMILVYEYMANGPLRDHLYGSGHLPPLPWRRRLEICIGAARGLHYLHTGSTQGIIHRDVKTTNILLDENLLAKVSDFGLSKAGPASVDQTHVSTAVKGSFGYLDPEYFRRQQLTEKSDVYSFGVVLFEVLCARAALDPALPREQVNLAEWAKQRHAKGETEGIVDPAIAGTITRESLEKYVEAAEKCLAEYGVDRPSMGDVLWNLEYALQLQGAEDSKIHGADMTDDSGLLVASSPMFLEGLSAR encoded by the coding sequence ATGGGTCCCATttccctcctcctcctcctcctcttcatCAATGCCGACGCcaaatcttcttcttcctcattcacTCCCGCAGATAACTACCTCATCAACTGCGGATCACCTGATCCCACCCTTCTCGACGACGCCAGGACTTTCAAATCCGACCCCCAATCCTCTTCCTACTTATCCACAGACGAAGACATTCTAGCTTCCGTCGCTTCTCTTCCCGACGCTCCGCCGCCGTCGCTGTTTCTGACTGCAAGAATCTTCCACCACACCTCCATGTACAGGTTCCTCATAACCAAACCCGGCCTCCATTGGATCCGCCTCCACTTccaccccctcccccacccCACCTACAACCTCACCTCCGCCACCTTCTCCGTCTCCACCGACGACACCGTGCTCCTGCATGGCTTCTCCGCCGCCACAGCCGTCTTCAAGGAGTACCTCATCAACACCACCTCCGACAAGCTCACCTTAAAATTCTCCCCGATGAGAAACTCCGTCGCCTTCGTCAACGCCCTCGAGGTCGTCTCCGCCCCGGACGACCTCGTCCCCGACTCCGCCTCCGCCGTCCCCGCCGGAGAAGCCTCCGTCGTCAATAAATACGCTTTTGAAGTCTCCTACCGCCTCAACGTCGGCGGCCCCGCCGTCACCCCGAGAAACGACACTCTTTCTCGGACGTGGCGGACCTCCGGGGAGTTCATGGCCTTCCCTGATGGCGCGAGGAACGTGTCGGTGCCCAACGACGCGATAACCTACCCGAGTGGCGGCGCGACGCCGCTTACCGCCCCGTACCCCGTCTACGCGACGGCGGACCAGATGGCGGACTCCGCCACCAGCGATCCGAATTTCAACCTAACATGGATAATGAGCGTTGATCCGAGCTTTTCATACCTAATTAGACTCCATTTTTGTGACATTGTGAGCAAAGGGCTCAACGAGCTCTACTTCAACGTCTACATAAACGGAGCCACCGGCGCCGCCAATCTCGACCTCTCCACTCTCACGAATGGTTTAGCGATACCTTACTACAAGGACTTCGTGCTCAACGCCTCCGCGATCACCAATGGCAGCGTGGTGGTTCAGGTCGGCCCCGCTTCCAACGTCGTCTCCGCCTTGCCCAACGCCATCCTCAACGGCATCGAGGTGATGAAGATGAGCAACTCCGCCGGCAGTTTGGACGGCCTCTTCTCATCCGATGGCGCGAAGAAGATTAATTCAGGCATGAGAGTTGCCGCCGTCGTTGGCCTAGCGCTGTCAGCCACAGCGGCGGCGCTGCTCCTCTTTGCGGCTGTGAGATGGTGCAGGAGGCCGAAATTAGGGTATGAGAAACAAAAAACCTTCTCTTCATGGCTGCTCCCTCTGAATTCGAGTCAATGCAGCTTCATGTCTAGCAAGAGCAAGACCTTCTCCACCATCGCCAACTCCGGCGTCAATCTCGGCAGATTCTTCACTCTCAACGAGCTCAAGGAAGCAACGAAAAACTTCGACGAGAAAAGCGTCGTCGGAGTCGGCGGATTCGGGAAGGTCTACCTGGGCGAAATCGACGGCGGCGCCACCAAACTCGCGATCAAGAGAGGCAATCCATCTTCATCGCAGGGGATCAACGAGTTCCAAACGGAGATCCACCTCCTGTCGAAGCTCCGGCACCGGCACCTCGTCTCGCTCATCGGCTACTGCGACGAGCAGTCGGAGATGATCCTCGTGTACGAGTACATGGCCAACGGGCCCCTGCGCGACCACCTCTACGGCTCCGGCCACCTCCCTCCCCTGCCGTGGCGGCGGCGCCTCGAGATCTGCATCGGCGCGGCCAGGGGGCTGCATTACCTCCACACGGGGTCGACGCAAGGGATCATCCACCGCGACGTGAAGACAACCAACATTCTCCTAGACGAGAATTTATTGGCGAAGGTCTCGGATTTCGGGCTGTCGAAAGCTGGGCCGGCGTCGGTGGATCAGACGCACGTGAGCACGGCGGTGAAGGGGAGCTTCGGGTACCTGGACCCGGAGTACTTCCGGCGGCAGCAGCTGACGGAGAAGTCGGACGTTTACTCGTTTGGAGTGGTGCTGTTCGAGGTGCTGTGCGCGAGGGCGGCGCTGGACCCGGCGCTGCCGAGGGAGCAGGTGAACCTGGCGGAGTGGGCGAAGCAGCGGCACGCCAAGGGGGAGACGGAGGGGATCGTGGACCCGGCGATTGCCGGGACGATCACGCGGGAGTCGCTGGAGAAGTATGTGGAGGCGGCGGAGAAGTGCCTGGCGGAGTATGGTGTGGACCGGCCATCCATGGGGGATGTGCTGTGGAATCTTGAGTATGCCCTGCAGCTGCAGGGGGCGGAGGATTCCAAGATTCATGGGGCAGATATGACTGATGATTCAGGACTGCTTGTTGCTTCTTCTCCTATGTTTCTTGAGGGTTTGAGTGCAAGATGA
- the LOC131008865 gene encoding vesicle transport v-SNARE 13-like translates to MSQVFEGYERQYCEISANLSKKITSASVLDGEQKKQKLSEVTEGLEDAEALIRKMDLEARSLPPSVKATLLVKLREYKTDLNNLKSEVKRIASGNANQAARDDLLESGMANTLTASADQRARLLMSTEKLGKSSDRIREGRKTMLETEELGVSILQDLHQQRQALLHAHNTLHGVDDNIGRSKKILTNMSRRMSRNKWIIGIIIAVLVIAILVILYFKLTRR, encoded by the exons ATGAGTCAAGTATTTGAAGGTTATGAGCGGCAATACTGTGAGATATCTGCTAATCTTTCGAAGAAGATTACTTCAGCTAGTGTCCTTGATGGCG AACAAAAGAAACAGAAACTATCTGAAGTTACTGAAGGATTAGAAGATGCTGAGGCACTG ATACGTAAAATGGATCTAGAAGCTCGGAGCTTGCCCCCGAGTGTGAAAGCTACACTTCTTGTCAAGTTGAGAGAGTACAAAACAGATTTGAACAATTTGAAATCAGAAGTGAAGAGGATCGCATCGGGTaatgccaaccaagcagctcgGGATGACTTGTTGGAATCTGGAATGGCAAACACATTGACG GCATCAGCAGATCAACGAGCAAGGCTACTGATGTCAACTGAAAAATTAGGTAAGTCGAGCGACAGGATCAGGGAAGGTCGGAAAACAATGCTTGAAACGGAGGAGCTTGGCGTCTCAATTCTTCAGGATTTGCACCAGCAACGTCAAGCCCTCCTGCACGCACATAACACT CTTCATGGGGTGGATGATAACATTGGCCGGAGCAAGAAAATTCTGACCAACATGTCAAGACGGATGAGCAGGAACAAATGGATCATCGGCATTATCATTGCAGTCTTAGTAATCGCCATACTTGTCATTCTCTACTTCAAGTTGACCCGCCGCTGA
- the LOC131008858 gene encoding formin-like protein 20, which translates to MALFRRFFYRKPPDRLLEISERVYVFDCCFSTHVLDEDEYRTYLNGIVAQLQNHYPDAAFMVFNFKEGDGRSILSDLLAQYDMTVMDYPQQYERCPLLPMEMINHFLRSSENWLTVEGQHNILLMLCERGGWPVLAFMLAGLLLYRKQYTGEQKTLEMVYKQAPRDLLSLLTPLNPQPSQLRYLQYISRRDSRLDWPSSDPPLALDYMILRALPLYDDGQGCRPIVRVYGHESSSRLSNISTKLLFSSSKVTKDIPYYRKEECALVTIDIHCCVQGDVVLECIHLGDDLVSEKMIFRIMFHTEFVRSNVLMLARNEVDVLWDAKDLISREFKAEVHFSDADSLPPIITTQVVSEDDEDDSETEVATPDEFFEADEIFSSFVEAQDGKVESDRHPIKVSAQVDEAMVGEAVVGEAVVDEARVHEAIVDKTQVDEGRHHIPLEDEPEQQAFQECAIDEASSSYGSPVDPISNSLQNGEVQLESRYVFSEVVNDAETLSENDGVHNKSEEEDNKQREEVHILMKNEEEGSNQKLGADDYEHEGLSTAHMKQPVHRSRSDADVVVTSKESKLQDSPLARRAKSNAASRGIPSNKGSYSNSMHVLYPRSRHNSAPALIALGNDSVSGFKKKTQSAPASYTASPLSSNSSAAEEAAPPTSSSKAQVIQEPNKRKPVELHAVSVKPASRPPSDAPPPSQSVSVKPALPPTSIPHVKEQSLPLLPPPPPPPVSLPLPPMPRKLPPLPPPQLTPTPTATPVPPPLPPSQPTPAPTATPVPPPPPPSQPKTTPTPPPPPPPQPTTTPTPVPPPPSQPTPTPTAVPPPPPPPPPPSQPTTTPMPVPPPPPSSQSTPILTPPSPPALPSQPTPTPTSPPQPPSQPTPTPSPPPPPPSQPIPTSTPPPPPPPPVPSTDTGTYSLPPPAPPAQSSPLSFQNAAVQLLSSSIPQPSTPPPSSVNSSLAINLQGNPIPPPAPVPPSSSSVENTSTVIPPPPPPPPPPWCTVVLVLSNSSTSGPFPFSLHAAYPSLPPNQGVYYFPQSLSQLSGATPTTSIPPGIPGFSQPLALFGTPTTPFPSPLSGVTLTQPPPPANDPPPAKNDASQPPPPPVCKTAPPPPPPPPPPLSSSFSETSPPPTSCAPPPPPPTPPPPPPCAGAPPPPPPPVGGAPPPPPPPPFGGAPPPPPPPPFGGAPPPPPPPPGGGGGPPPPPPPPGGGGGPPPPPPPPGGAPPPPPPPGGAPPPPPPPGGGAPGPPPPPGPPGGGPPPPPGPRGGPPPPPGAGRGMGAGRGQARPAVKKSNLKPLHWSKVTRALKGSLWEELQKQGTPQVAPEFDASELETLFCATAPVKDKGKGGGKKAASAKPTKVQLIDLKRAYNVEIMLTKVKMPLPDMMTAALSLDDTVLDADQVENLIKFCPKKEEMELLKTYTGDPEMLGKCEQFFLELMKAPRVEAKLRVFLFKIQFNSQLSDFKKSLVVVNSACEEVRNSTKLREILSKILVLGNTLNEGTARGAAVGYKLDSLLKLTDTRSSTSRMTLMHYLCKALGSKNPDLLDFYKDLPNLEASTKIQLKSLADEMTSISKGLEKVKQELDASEHDGPVSEVFHRTLKEFVGAAESEVTSVMNTYSVAGKNAEAVAMYFGEDPNRTPLEQVTATLSNFVKLFQTACEENIKQAEADKKKAQKEAEAAENASKA; encoded by the exons TACACTGGTGAGCAGAAGACTCTTGAAATGGTATACAAACAAGCTCCCCGGGACCTTCTTTCTCTTTTGACTCCTTTGAATCCACAGCCATCTCAGCTCAGGTATCTTCAGTATATCAGTAGAAGAGATTCTCGGTTGGATTGGCCATCATCAGATCCGCCTCTGGCCTTGGATTACATGATACTCCGAGCCCTTCCTCTATATGATGATGGACAAGGATGTCGACCAATAGTAAGAGTATATGGTCATGAATCTTCTTCCAGATTGTCCAATATAAGTACAAAGCTCTTGTTTTCATCTTCTAAAGTGACAAAAGATATACCTTACTATCGAAAG GAAGAGTGTGCTCTAGTAACAATAGATATCCATTGCTGTGTTCAAGGAGATGTTGTTCTTGAATGCATCCATTTGGGGGATGATCTAGTAAGTGAGAAAATGATTTTTCGAATTATGTTCCACACTGAATTTGTCCGGTCAAATGTTTTGATGCTAGCCCGCAACGAGGTAGATGTTCTTTGGGATGCAAAGGACCTTATCTCGAGGGAATTCAAAGCAGAG GTACACTTCTCAGATGCGGATTCTCTCCCGCCTATCATCACCACACAAGTTGTGAGCGAAGATGACGAAGATGACAGTGAAACAGAAGTTGCCACTCCTGATGAATTTTTTGAGGCGGATGAGATCTTTAGCAGTTTTGTTGAAGCACAGGATGGTAAGGTGGAATCTGATCGCCATCCAATTAAAGTTAGTGCCCAGGTTGATGAAGCCATGGTTGGTGAAGCCGTGGTTGGTGAAGCCGTGGTTGACGAAGCCCGGGTTCATGAAGCCATAGTTGACAAAACCCAGGTTGATGAAGGTCGTCATCACATTCCCTTGGAGGATGAGCCGGAACAACAAGCATTTCAAGAGTGTGCTATAGATGAGGCCAGTAGCAGTTATGGTAGCCCGGTGGACCCTATTAGTAACTCGTTGCAGAATGGGGAAGTCCAACTAGAGTCGAGGTATGTGTTTTCTGAGGTAGTCAACGATGCAGAAACCTTATCTGAGAATGATGGTGTGCACAACAAGTCTGAAGAAGAGGACAATAAACAAAGAGAAGAGGTgcatatactgatgaaaaatgaaGAGGAAGGTTCAAACCAAAAGTTAGGTGCTGATGATTATGAGCACGAGGGCCTTTCAACTGCCCATATGAAACAGCCGGTGCACAGATCAAGATCTGATGCAGATGTAGTTGTTACCAGTAAGGAAAGTAAGCTGCAAGATTCGCCTCTGGCCAGACGGGCTAAGTCAAATGCTGCGTCGAGGGGGATACCTTCTAACAAAGGTTCTTACTCGAATTCAATGCATGTACTGTATCCTCGGTCAAGACATAACAGTGCTCCAGCATTAATAGCTCTTGGCAATGATTCTGTATctggatttaaaaaaaagacCCAATCTGCTCCTGCATCCTACACTGCTTCTCCATTGTCTTCGAACTCATCAGCAGCCGAAGAGGCTGCTCCCCCAACTTCTTCCTCAAAAGCACAGGTCATACAAGAGCCCAACAAACGTAAACCAGTGGAGCTGCATGCCGTATCAGTAAAACCCGCCTCTCGTCCTCCATCGGATGCACCTCCTCCCTCACAATCAGTATCAGTAAAACCCGCTTTACCACCTACATCAATTCCTCATGTCAAAGAACAGAGTTTGCCGCTTCtgcctccacctccacctccacctgtATCTCTGCCTCTACCTCCTATGCCAAGGAAGCTTCCGCCTCTGCCTCCGCCTCAGCTCACGCCTACTCCCACTGCGACGCCTGTGCCTCCTCCGCTGCCTCCATCTCAGCCCACGCCTGCTCCCACTGCGACTCCTgtgcctccgccgccgcctccatctCAGCCCAAAACCACTCCTactcctccgcctccgcctccgcctcagCCCACAACCACTCCTACGCCTGTGCCTCCACCTCCATCTCAACCCACGCCCACTCCTACAGCTGtgcctccacctccacctccacctccgcctccaTCTCAGCCCACGACCACTCCTATGCCTGTTCCTCCGCCTCCTCCTTCATCTCAGTCCACGCCCATTCTCACGCCTCCGTCTCCACCTGCGCTTCCATCTCAGCCGACGCCCACTCCCACGTCTCCACCTCAGCCTCCATCTCAGCCCACACCCACTCCCTCACCACCACCTCCGCCTCCATCTCAGCCCATACCCACTTCCACAcctccaccacctccacctcctcctGTTCCATCTACTGATACAGGTACTTATTCATTGCCGCCACCAGCCCCACCTGCACAGTCGTCGCCGTTATCTTTCCAGAATGCAGCTGTTCAGTTATTATCTTCTTCTATCCCTCAGCCTTCAACTCCCCCACCTTCGTCTGTAAATTCTAGCTTAGCCATAAATTTGCAAGGAAACCCAATTCCTCCACCTGCACCCGTACCTCCTAGCTCGTCCAGTGTGGAGAATACTAGTACTGTTATCCCACCACCCCCTCCACCTCCGCCACCCCCTTGGTGTACCGTGGTTCTAGTATTATCAAATTCTTCAACTTCAGGTCCATTCCCATTTTCTTTGCACGCTGCTTATCCATCACTACCTCCTAATCAGGGAGTTTATTATTTCCCTCAGTCTCTATCTCAGCTGAGTGGTGCTACACCAACAACATCAATACCTCCTGGTATTCCAGGATTTTCACAACCCCTTGCTTTGTTTGGAACACCTACTACACCTTTTCCATCTCCTCTGAGTGGTGTTACACTAACTCAACCTCCACCTCCTGCTAATGATCCTCCCCCTGCAAAGAATGATGCTTCTCAACCACCCCCACCACCTGTTTGTAAAACAgcacctccaccaccacctcctcctcctccacctcTATCCTCTTCCTTTTCAGAAACATCACCTCCGCCAACATCCTGtgctccaccaccaccaccaccaacgcCCCCACCGCCTCCTCCTTGTGCTGGTGCACCTCCTCCACCCCCTCCGCCTGTTGGAGGAGCACCACCTCCCCCACCCCCTCCGCCTTTTGGAGGAgctccacctccaccacccCCTCCGCCTTTCGGGGGAgctccacctccaccacccCCTCCGccaggaggaggaggaggaccACCTCCGCCACCCCCTCCgcctggaggaggaggaggaccACCTCCTCCACCCCCTCCGCCTGGAGGAGCACCACCTCCGCCTCCTCCACCTGGAGGAGCCCCACCTCCACCACCTCCTCCTGGAGGTGGTGCACCAGGTCCGCCACCGCCACCAGGTCCACCAGGAGGAGGTCCACCACCGCCACCAGGTCCACGAGGAGGTCCACCACCCCCACCTGGAGCAGGTAGAGGGATGGGTGCTGGTAGGGGGCAGGCACGCCCTGCAGTGAAAAAGTCCAATTTAAAGCCACTTCATTGGAGCAAGGTGACCCGGGCACTAAAAGGAAGCTTGTGGGAAGAATTGCAGAAACAAGGAACCCCTCAAGT TGCACCAGAATTTGATGCGTCAGAACTTGAGACTCTTTTCTGTGCAACAGCCCCGGTTAAAGATAAAGGCAAAGGTGGAGGCAAGAAGGCTGCTTCAGCTAAGCCTACCAAAGTCCAGCTG ATTGACCTAAAGAGGGCCTATAACGTTGAAATCATGCTTACAAAAGTGAAAATGCCACTTCCTGATATGATG ACCGCAGCACTTTCACTGGATGACACAGTTCTGGATGCTGATCAAGTAGAAAATCTTATTAAGTTTTGTCCAAAAAAGGAAGAGATGGAGCTTCTCAAG ACGTACACAGGTGATCCAGAGATGTTGGGGAAGTGTGAACAG TTTTTCCTAGAGCTGATGAAGGCACCTCGAGTGGAAGCTAAATTAAGGGTTTTCCTTTTCAAGATTCAATTCAACTCTCAG CTTTCTGATTTCAAAAAAAGCTTGGTTGTTGTAAACTCCGCCTGTGAAGAG GTCCGGAACTCCACCAAACTGAGAGAAATTTTGTCGAAAATATTAGTTCTTGGAAATACATTGAATGAGGGAACTGCCAGAG GTGCTGCCGTCGGATACAAACTGGATAGCCTTTTGAAACTGACGGATACACGTTCGAGCACTAGCAGGATGACACTTATGCATTATCTTTGTAAG GCCCTTGGCTCTAAGAATCCAGATCTTTTAGACTTTTACAAAGATCTTCCTAACCTGGAAGCTTCCACCAAG ATTCAACTAAAATCGCTGGCAGATGAAATGACATCTATCTCCAAGGGTTTAGAGAAGGTGAAGCAGGAATTGGATGCTTCGGAACATGATGGTCCTGTCTCCGAAGTTTTTCACAGG ACGTTGAAGGAAtttgttggtgctgctgagagTGAAGTGACCTCTGTAATGAACACATATTCTGTTGCG GGTAAAAATGCTGAAGCAGTGGCTATGTACTTCGGTGAAGATCCTAACCGAACCCCTCTCGAGCAAG TCACTGCAACCCTCTCGAACTTCGTGAAGCTATTCCAGACAGCCTGTGAAGAAAACATCAAGCAGGCTGAAGCAGACAAGAAGAAAGCTCAGAAGGAAGCTGAAGCTGCAGAGAATGCGTCCAAGGCTTGA
- the LOC131008864 gene encoding transcription initiation factor TFIID subunit 8-like, producing MREEKIIGDAAVPEFSFSLARVAVAQICQSIGYKGAERPALESLTDIATRYLKAVAKLSAESANSSGRTESNLFDIVAAIEDLTSVQGFDGAWRVRSRSLWRSAVIRDLMKLVKYTDQTPFAQPLPPRRSCSDKERLSKYRDESGWYNEGRLKHVPLWLPAVVERGGGAEEREGEVKWEESLEREKAANLGCNEMKKLKRECNGEGVEQVRVKRGKVRFKIGDFGNLRVNCENNGGGSGGGGGRGEGDYDGY from the coding sequence ATGCGGGAAGAGAAAATCATCGGCGACGCGGCGGTGCCGGAATTCTCATTTAGCCTAGCTCGAGTGGCGGTAGCGCAGATCTGTCAATCGATAGGCTACAAAGGAGCTGAGAGGCCGGCGCTCGAATCCCTAACCGACATCGCCACCAGATATTTGAAAGCGGTAGCCAAATTGAGCGCGGAATCCGCCAATTCGAGCGGGCGCACCGAATCAAACCTCTTCGACATCGTCGCCGCGATCGAAGACTTGACATCGGTGCAAGGCTTCGACGGCGCGTGGAGAGTGAGATCGCGATCGTTGTGGAGGTCAGCCGTGATTAGGGATTTGATGAAGCTGGTCAAGTACACGGACCAAACTCCGTTTGCTCAGCCGTTGCCGCCGAGGAGGAGTTGCTCCGATAAAGAGAGATTGTCGAAATACAGGGATGAGAGCGGGTGGTACAATGAGGGGAGATTGAAGCACGTGCCGCTGTGGTTGCCAGCGGTGGTGGAGCGGGGCGGTGGGGCGGAGGAGAGGGAAGGGGAAGTGAAGTGGGAGGAGAGTTTGGAAAGGGAAAAGGCGGCAAATTTGGGGTGCAATGAgatgaagaagttgaaaaggGAATGCAATGGTGAAGGAGTGGAACAGGTGCGGGTGAAGAGAGGGAAAGTGAGATTTAAAATTGGTGATTTTGGAAATTTGAGGGTCAACTGTGAAAACAACGGTGGCGGtagcggcggtggcggcggacGAGGCGAGGGAGACTACGATGGCTATTAG
- the LOC131008859 gene encoding uncharacterized protein LOC131008859 yields the protein MAKTSTNIMRRSIFTFLKNYQHLTSTPILLLLPFAVCGLLAPPLVSSSRLLPLVHGRLTSLFLAAGFPPSSPLLNILNLKLSQTTLASLLVSPLSCSSLLLAKAAVVGTLHHNTSNPSQLYKPLLITQLCNSLLILAANATCFFLLAIFFICLDILGLSSPSSLLFSAVGAILCSIILAHAYIICNLALASSAMEKRGGLMPIIEACLVIKGRSATALSLALPINLALAAIEALFEYRVVGAYNNQALNRPAIILLEGMLIAYLYAMTLNLDTVVGCLFWRSFKTDHHIGHDQDFSYTIEIYEFYAKEKV from the coding sequence ATGGCAAAAACAAGCACAAACATCATGAGAAGATCAATCTTCACCTTCCTCAAAAACTACCAACACTTGACCTCCACCCccatcctcctcctcctcccctTCGCCGTCTGCGGCCTCCTCGCCCCGCCCCTCGTCTCCTCCTCGCGCCTCCTCCCGCTAGTCCACGGCCGCCTCACCTCCCTCTTCCTCGCCGCAGGCTTCCCTCCATCCTCACCCctcctcaacatcctcaacctCAAGCTCTCCCAAACCACCCTCGCCTCCCTCCTCGTCTCCCCCTTGTCGTGCTCGTCTCTCCTCCTCGCCAAAGCCGCCGTGGTCGGGACCCTGCACCACAACACCAGCAATCCATCACAGCTCTACAAACCACTCCTCATCACCCAACTATGCAACTCACTACTCATCCTTGCAGCAAATGCCACATGCTTCTTCCTCCTAGCCATCTTCTTCATCTGCCTCGACATTCTAGGCCTCTCGTCCCCCTCGTCCCTCCTCTTCTCGGCCGTTGGAGCCATCCTCTGCTCCATCATCCTTGCCCACGCGTACATCATCTGCAACCTGGCCTTGGCCTCGTCTGCAATGGAGAAGCGCGGTGGCCTCATGCCCATCATCGAGGCGTGCCTCGTGATCAAGGGGAGAAGTGCAACTGCATTGTCTCTGGCTCTGCCTATCAACCTGGCCTTGGCCGCCATTGAAGCCCTCTTCGAATACAGAGTTGTTGGAGCCTATAATAATCAAGCCCTAAACCGGCCAGCCATTATTCTTCTTGAGGGAATGCTCATCGCCTACTTGTATGCTATGACGCTAAATCTCGATACAGTTGTAGGCTGCTTGTTTTGGAGAAGCTTCAAAACAGATCACCATATTGGTCACGATCAAGATTTCTCTTACACGATCGAAATCTATGAGTTCTATGCCAAAGAAAAGGTTTAA
- the LOC131008862 gene encoding probable xyloglucan 6-xylosyltransferase 3, whose translation MGAEATYSAQKRSSTILPQTTAAAANGAARGHLPKGRQADRTFNNIKITILCGFVTILVLRGTIGLNNLVSFEAEAESQYLIEETRRIVAAIRSDDDPLDSDSDSDSNSDASEKTPNSNSSSILGPKITNWDEDKKLWRRRNPQFPYYINGRPKTYLVTGSPPRPCENAIGDHYLLKFLKNKIDYCRIHGIEIVYNMAHLDKEMAGSWSKLPLMRRLMVAHPEAEWIWWMDSDALFTDMVFEIPFHRYRGSNLVIHGYPDMLFKEKSWIALNTGSFLLRNCQWSLELLDAWARMGPSGRIREEAGKVLTSNLKGRPAFEADDQSALIYLLVSEQERWMKMVSIESSYFLHGFWEGLVDRYEEMMEKYRPGFGDERWPFVTHFVGCRTCAAARCLRSMERAYNFADNQVLNLYGFRHRGLVSPNIKRIRNESITPLVNVDKFGIRNSLRGRRG comes from the coding sequence ATGGGAGCGGAGGCGACGTATTCCGCCCAGAAGCGGAGCTCCACAATTCTGCCCCAAAcgacggccgccgccgccaacgGTGCCGCCCGCGGCCACCTCCCCAAGGGTCGGCAGGCCGACCGCACATTCAACAACATCAAGATAACAATCCTCTGCGGATTCGTCACCATCCTCGTCCTCCGCGGCACAATCGGCCTCAACAACCTCGTCTCCTTCGAGGCCGAAGCAGAGAGCCAATACCTAATCGAGGAAACCAGGCGAATCGTCGCCGCCATCCGCTCCGACGACGATCCGCTCGATTCCGATTCCGATTCCGATTCCAATTCCGATGCGTCCGAAAAAACCCCCAATTCCAACTCATCCTCCATTTTGGGCCCTAAAATCACGAATTGGGACGAAGACAAGAAGCTATGGCGCCGCCGGAACCCCCAATTCCCGTACTACATCAACGGCCGACCCAAAACCTACCTCGTCACGGGCTCGCCGCCGAGGCCGTGCGAGAACGCCATCGGCGACCATTACCTGCTCAAGTTCCTGAAGAACAAGATCGACTACTGCAGGATCCACGGGATCGAGATCGTGTACAACATGGCGCATTTGGATAAGGAGATGGCGGGGAGCTGGTCGAAGCTGCCGCTGATGCGGCGGCTGATGGTGGCGCACCCGGAGGCAGAGTGGATATGGTGGATGGACAGCGACGCTCTTTTTACGGACATGGTGTTCGAGATACCTTTCCATAGGTATCGGGGTTCGAATCTCGTAATACACGGCTACCCCGACATGCTCTTTAAAGAGAAGTCGTGGATAGCCCTCAACACTGGCAGCTTCCTTTTAAGAAACTGCCAGTGGTCATTGGAGTTATTGGATGCCTGGGCCCGGATGGGGCCCAGTGGCCGCATCCGGGAAGAGGCCGGGAAGGTTCTGACGAGTAACCTGAAGGGCCGGCCGGCATTCGAGGCCGACGATCAATCCGCGCTAATATACCTACTCGTCTCGGAGCAGGAGCGGTGGATGAAGATGGTGTCGATCGAGAGCTCGTACTTCCTCCACGGGTTCTGGGAGGGTTTGGTGGACCGGTACGAGGAGATGATGGAGAAGTACCGGCCCGGGTTCGGGGACGAGCGGTGGCCGTTCGTGACGCACTTTGTCGGGTGCCGGACGTGCGCGGCGGCGAGGTGCTTGAGGAGCATGGAGAGGGCCTACAACTTCGCGGATAATCAGGTGTTGAACTTGTACGGTTTTAGACATCGGGGGTTGGTTAGTCCTAATATTAAGAGGATTAGGAATGAGAGCATAACGCCGTTGGTGAATGTAGATAAGTTTGGGATTCGAAATTCTTTGCGCGGGAGAAGAGGCTGA